The Microbacterium natoriense genomic interval GTTCTTCGCGATCACGGCGGAGGCCTGCGACAGCACGTTGAACGTGCCGACGAGGTTGATGCGGACGATCCGCTCGAAGTCGGCGAGCACGGCGGGGTTGCCCTCGCGATCGAGCACCTTGGCCGGCGGGGCGATGCCCGCGCAGTTGACGACCACACGCAGCGGGGCCGCGGCCTGTGCAGCGGCGACCGCAGCATGCACTTCGTCGACGCTGGTCACGTCTGCGGCGACGAACTGCCCGCCGAGCTCCTCGGCGAGCTCGGCGCCCTTCGACGAGGGCAGGTCGATGATCGTGACGTGGCCGCCGGCCGCCGAGATGCACCGGGCTGTGGCCAATCCGAGCCCGGAGGCGCCGCCTGTGATGAGCGCGCCGAGACCTGTGATCTGCATTCTCGTTCTCCTTCGAACCTCGTCGTGTGATCGACCGCGTGAGACGCAGTCTCAGCTTACGTGGTTCTTGGGTCCACGAGAATCTCAGTGGGGACCCGCCGGAGACGACAGTGCGGGCGCCGCGGAT includes:
- a CDS encoding SDR family NAD(P)-dependent oxidoreductase, with protein sequence MQITGLGALITGGASGLGLATARCISAAGGHVTIIDLPSSKGAELAEELGGQFVAADVTSVDEVHAAVAAAQAAAPLRVVVNCAGIAPPAKVLDREGNPAVLADFERIVRINLVGTFNVLSQASAVIAKNDPTESGERGVIINTASVAAFDGQIGQPAYSASKGGVHAMTLPVARELARHGIRVCTIAPGIMETPMLMGLPQAAQDSLGQQVPFPSRLGRPDEYAALAQQIIENSYLNGETIRLDGAIRMAPK